From one Solanum lycopersicum chromosome 12, SLM_r2.1 genomic stretch:
- the LOC101256573 gene encoding PH, RCC1 and FYVE domains-containing protein 1 isoform X2, producing MSVTGRMNSDVNRASGLIERDIEQAITALKKGACLLKYGRRGKPKFCPFRLANDESALIWFSGKEEKHLKLSHVSRIISGQRTPIFQRHPRPEKEYQSFSLIYNDRSLDLICKDKEEAEVWFSGLKALISRGHQRKWRTDSRSDGIPSGATSPRTYTRRSSPLHSPFGSGDSSQKDGGDQLRLHSPYGSPPKTGVNKAFSDVILYAVPPKGFFPSDSASASIHSLSSGGSNDIHGQMKAMGMDNFRVSLSSAVSSSSQGSGHDDGDALGDVFMWGEGTGDGVLGGGPHRIDSCNGVKVDSLLPKALESAVVLDVQNLACSGKHAALVTKQGEMFSWGEESGGRLGHGVDSDVLHPKLIDSLSHTNIELVACGENHSCAVTLSGELYTWGAGDFGLLGHGNEVSHWVPKRVNGPLEGIHVSYISCGPWHTAVVTSAGQLFTFGDGTFGVLGHGDRKSISKPREVESLKGLRTVRAACGVWHTAAVVEVMVGNSSSSNCSSGKLFTWGDGDKGRLGHGDKESKLVPTCVAALVEPNFCQVTCGHSLTVALTTSGHVYTMGSPVYGQLGHPQADGKLPCHVEGKLSKSFVEEIACGAYHVAVLTSRTEVYTWGKGANGRLGHGTTDDRNSPTLVEALKDKQVKSIACGTNFTAAICLHKWASGVDQSMCSGCRLPFNFKRKRHNCYNCGLVFCHSCSSKKSLKTSMAPNPNKPYRVCDNCCNKLKKVIETDASSEASMSRRGSLNQGLTDDIDKTTKLDIRSRPHLTRFSSMESFKQVETRSSKQKKKFEFNSSRVSPIPSSNSQLGALNSSKSSNQVFASSKKFFSASVPGSRIVSRATSPTSRRASPPRSTTPTPTLGGLTSPRIVVDDAKRTNGSLSQEVAKLRAQVETLTRKAQLQEVELERTSKQLKEAISIAGEETAKCKAAKEVIKSLTSQLKEMAERLQVGPGRNVKSPKSVSSESNITSSDIPNGCIDQVHSQLTFQELETCVFNSHLLSNGSSNASNRSAVHNRQGNPEATTKNGGRTKECDSRNENEWVEQDEPGVYITLTSLPGGVKDLKRVRFSRKRFSEKQAEKWWAENRARVYELYNVRVVDKASIGTASVDLAH from the exons CCAATATTTCAAAGGCATCCACGACCTGAGAAAGAGTACCAATCTTTTTCTCTCATATATAATGATAGATCACTGGATttg ATATGCAAAGATAAAGAGGAAGCAGAGGTATGGTTTAGTGGCTTGAAGGCTTTAATTTCACGAGGGCACCAGCGAAAGTGGAGAACAGACTCAAGGAGCGATGGAATTCCTTCTGGTGCCACTAGTCCCAGAACATATACGCGGAGAAGCTCTCCTCTGCATTCTCCTTTTGGTAGTGGTGATAGCTCACAGAAG GATGGTGGTGACCAACTTCGCCTTCATAGTCCATATGGAAGCCCACCTAAAACTGGTGTAAATAAGGCCTTTTCTGATGTTATTTTATATGCTGTACCTCCCAAGGGCTTTTTCCCTTCAGATTCTGCTAGTGCTTCAATTCATTCTTTATCTTCTGGAGGTTCAAATGACATACATGGTCAGATGAAGGCAATGGGTATGGATAATTTTAGAGTAAGCCTTTCAAGTGCTGTTAGCTCATCAAGTCAAGGGTCTGGTCACGATGATGGTGATGCGCTAGGAGATGTTTTCATGTGGGGGGAAGGGACTGGTGATGGTGTCCTGGGTGGTGGACCTCATAGGATTGACAGTTGTAATGGTGTCAAAGTAGATTCGTTGTTGCCCAAAGCTTTAGAGTCTGCAGTTGTACTAGATGTCCAAAATTTAGCTTGCAGTGGAAAACACGCAGCACTAGTAACAAAGCAGGGTGAGATGTTCTCTTGGGGTGAGGAATCAGGAGGCAGGCTTGGGCATGGTGTCGATTCTGATGTTTTGCATCCAAAGCTTATAGATTCCCTCAGCCATACAAACATTGAACTTGTTGCTTGTGGTGAAAATCATTCCTGCGCTGTAACACTTTCTGGTGAATTGTACACCTGGGGTGCCGGAGATTTTGGTCTTCTTGGGCATGGGAATGAAGTTAGTCATTGGGTCCCCAAAAGAGTAAATGGACCCTTAGAGGGCATACATGTTTCTTATATCTCCTGTGGGCCCTGGCATACCGCTGTGGTGACCTCTGCTGGCCAATTATTTACTTTCGGGGATGGGACTTTTGGAGTTCTTGGTCATGGAGATAGAAAGAGTATTTCAAAACCAAGGGAAGTGGAATCTCTGAAGGGGCTTCGAACTGTTCGAGCAGCTTGTGGGGTTTGGCATACTGCTGCAGTTGTTGAAGTCATGGTGGGGAACTCTAGTTCAAGCAATTGTTCTTCAGGGAAACTTTTTACTTGGGGAGATGGGGATAAAGGTCGACTTGGGCATGGTGACAAGGAGTCAAAACTTGTTCCTACTTGTGTTGCAGCTCTTGTTGAACCCAATTTTTGCCAGGTTACTTGTGGACATAGCTTGACAGTTGCTTTAACCACTTCAGGTCATGTATATACAATGGGAAGTCCTGTATATGGTCAATTAGGTCATCCTCAAGCTGATGGGAAGCTTCCTTGTCATGTTGAAGGAAAACTCTCAAAGAGCTTTGTGGAGGAGATAGCATGTGGTGCTTACCATGTTGCTGTATTGACTTCCCGAACTGAAGTTTACACATGGGGGAAGGGAGCAAATGGAAGATTAGGTCATGGTACTACTGATGACAGAAATTCTCCCACCTTAGTGGAAGCTTTGAAAGACAAGCAAGTCAAAAGTATTGCTTGTGGTACTAATTTTACGGCAGCTATTTGCCTTCATAAATGGGCGTCAGGGGTTGACCAATCCATGTGTTCTGGCTGCCGTCTTCCTTTTAATTTCAAAAGGAAGCGCCACAACTGTTATAACTGTGGTCTTGTCTTTTGTCATTCATGTAGCAGCAAGAAATCACTGAAGACATCAATGGCACCAAATCCCAATAAACCTTATCGTGTCTGTGATAATTGTTGTAATAAATTGAAAAAGGTTATTGAAACTGATGCTTCATCTGAGGCTTCCATGAGTCGAAGAGGAAGCCTGAACCAGGGGTTAACTGATGACATAGATAAAACTACTAAGCTGGATATAAGGTCTCGACCTCATCTAACTAGATTTTCTTCGATGGAATCCTTCAAACAAGTTGAAACCCGCTCTTCCAAACAGAAGAAAAAGTTTGAATTCAACAGCAGTCGTGTGTCACCTATTCCTAGTAGTAACTCACAATTGGGAGCTCTGAATAGTTCCAAATCTTCCAATCAAGTGTTTGCCTCATCCAAAAAGTTCTTCTCTGCTTCAGTTCCTGGTTCAAGGATTGTTTCTCGAGCAACATCACCAACATCTAGACGGGCCAGTCCACCTCGTTCTACTACACCAACTCCAACATTGGGTGGACTTACATCTCCAAGGATTGTAGTGGATGATGCTAAAAGGACAAATGGAAGTCTTAGTCAAGAGGTTGCTAAATTAAGAGCACAG GTGGAAACTCTTACACGCAAGGCTCAACTTCAAGAGGTAGAACTGGAAAGAACTAGTAAGCAACTGAAGGAGGCAATATCAATTGCGGGGGAGGAGACAGCCAAATGCAAAGCAGCAAAAGAAGTGATCAAGTCACTTACTTCTCAG CTGAAGGAAATGGCTGAAAGGCTGCAAGTAGGTCCTGGCCGAAACGTCAAATCTCCTAAATCAGTTTCCTCCGAATCCAATATTACCTCCAGTGATATACCTAATGGCTGTATTGACCAAGTTCACAGTCAGCTTACTTTTCAAGAGTTGGAAACATGTGTATTTAACAGCCATTTGCTTTCTAATGGATCAAGCAATGCCAGTAATCGCAGTGCTGTTCACAATAGACAAGGGAATCCAGAggcaacaacaaaaaatggGGGCAGAACAAAAGAATGTGATTCTCGTAACGAGAATGAATGGGTTGAGCAAGATGAGCCAGGTGTATATATTACTCTTACCTCCCTACCTGGAGGCGTCAAAGATCTTAAAAGGGTTCGCTTCAG TCGGAAGCGGTTTAGCGAAAAACAAGCAGAAAAATGGTGGGCAGAGAACCGTGCAAGAGTTTATGAGCTGTACAACGTACGCGTAGTCGACAAGGCAAGCATTGGCACTGCAAGTGTGGATTTAGCACATTGA
- the LOC101256573 gene encoding PH, RCC1 and FYVE domains-containing protein 1 isoform X3, producing the protein MFAEVWKKGKAKVLSLPSGKFLIEGNARSLKKKSVIMFQDESALIWFSGKEEKHLKLSHVSRIISGQRTPIFQRHPRPEKEYQSFSLIYNDRSLDLICKDKEEAEVWFSGLKALISRGHQRKWRTDSRSDGIPSGATSPRTYTRRSSPLHSPFGSGDSSQKDGGDQLRLHSPYGSPPKTGVNKAFSDVILYAVPPKGFFPSDSASASIHSLSSGGSNDIHGQMKAMGMDNFRVSLSSAVSSSSQGSGHDDGDALGDVFMWGEGTGDGVLGGGPHRIDSCNGVKVDSLLPKALESAVVLDVQNLACSGKHAALVTKQGEMFSWGEESGGRLGHGVDSDVLHPKLIDSLSHTNIELVACGENHSCAVTLSGELYTWGAGDFGLLGHGNEVSHWVPKRVNGPLEGIHVSYISCGPWHTAVVTSAGQLFTFGDGTFGVLGHGDRKSISKPREVESLKGLRTVRAACGVWHTAAVVEVMVGNSSSSNCSSGKLFTWGDGDKGRLGHGDKESKLVPTCVAALVEPNFCQVTCGHSLTVALTTSGHVYTMGSPVYGQLGHPQADGKLPCHVEGKLSKSFVEEIACGAYHVAVLTSRTEVYTWGKGANGRLGHGTTDDRNSPTLVEALKDKQVKSIACGTNFTAAICLHKWASGVDQSMCSGCRLPFNFKRKRHNCYNCGLVFCHSCSSKKSLKTSMAPNPNKPYRVCDNCCNKLKKVIETDASSEASMSRRGSLNQGLTDDIDKTTKLDIRSRPHLTRFSSMESFKQVETRSSKQKKKFEFNSSRVSPIPSSNSQLGALNSSKSSNQVFASSKKFFSASVPGSRIVSRATSPTSRRASPPRSTTPTPTLGGLTSPRIVVDDAKRTNGSLSQEVAKLRAQVETLTRKAQLQEVELERTSKQLKEAISIAGEETAKCKAAKEVIKSLTSQLKEMAERLQVGPGRNVKSPKSVSSESNITSSDIPNGCIDQVHSQLTFQELETCVFNSHLLSNGSSNASNRSAVHNRQGNPEATTKNGGRTKECDSRNENEWVEQDEPGVYITLTSLPGGVKDLKRVRFSRKRFSEKQAEKWWAENRARVYELYNVRVVDKASIGTASVDLAH; encoded by the exons CCAATATTTCAAAGGCATCCACGACCTGAGAAAGAGTACCAATCTTTTTCTCTCATATATAATGATAGATCACTGGATttg ATATGCAAAGATAAAGAGGAAGCAGAGGTATGGTTTAGTGGCTTGAAGGCTTTAATTTCACGAGGGCACCAGCGAAAGTGGAGAACAGACTCAAGGAGCGATGGAATTCCTTCTGGTGCCACTAGTCCCAGAACATATACGCGGAGAAGCTCTCCTCTGCATTCTCCTTTTGGTAGTGGTGATAGCTCACAGAAG GATGGTGGTGACCAACTTCGCCTTCATAGTCCATATGGAAGCCCACCTAAAACTGGTGTAAATAAGGCCTTTTCTGATGTTATTTTATATGCTGTACCTCCCAAGGGCTTTTTCCCTTCAGATTCTGCTAGTGCTTCAATTCATTCTTTATCTTCTGGAGGTTCAAATGACATACATGGTCAGATGAAGGCAATGGGTATGGATAATTTTAGAGTAAGCCTTTCAAGTGCTGTTAGCTCATCAAGTCAAGGGTCTGGTCACGATGATGGTGATGCGCTAGGAGATGTTTTCATGTGGGGGGAAGGGACTGGTGATGGTGTCCTGGGTGGTGGACCTCATAGGATTGACAGTTGTAATGGTGTCAAAGTAGATTCGTTGTTGCCCAAAGCTTTAGAGTCTGCAGTTGTACTAGATGTCCAAAATTTAGCTTGCAGTGGAAAACACGCAGCACTAGTAACAAAGCAGGGTGAGATGTTCTCTTGGGGTGAGGAATCAGGAGGCAGGCTTGGGCATGGTGTCGATTCTGATGTTTTGCATCCAAAGCTTATAGATTCCCTCAGCCATACAAACATTGAACTTGTTGCTTGTGGTGAAAATCATTCCTGCGCTGTAACACTTTCTGGTGAATTGTACACCTGGGGTGCCGGAGATTTTGGTCTTCTTGGGCATGGGAATGAAGTTAGTCATTGGGTCCCCAAAAGAGTAAATGGACCCTTAGAGGGCATACATGTTTCTTATATCTCCTGTGGGCCCTGGCATACCGCTGTGGTGACCTCTGCTGGCCAATTATTTACTTTCGGGGATGGGACTTTTGGAGTTCTTGGTCATGGAGATAGAAAGAGTATTTCAAAACCAAGGGAAGTGGAATCTCTGAAGGGGCTTCGAACTGTTCGAGCAGCTTGTGGGGTTTGGCATACTGCTGCAGTTGTTGAAGTCATGGTGGGGAACTCTAGTTCAAGCAATTGTTCTTCAGGGAAACTTTTTACTTGGGGAGATGGGGATAAAGGTCGACTTGGGCATGGTGACAAGGAGTCAAAACTTGTTCCTACTTGTGTTGCAGCTCTTGTTGAACCCAATTTTTGCCAGGTTACTTGTGGACATAGCTTGACAGTTGCTTTAACCACTTCAGGTCATGTATATACAATGGGAAGTCCTGTATATGGTCAATTAGGTCATCCTCAAGCTGATGGGAAGCTTCCTTGTCATGTTGAAGGAAAACTCTCAAAGAGCTTTGTGGAGGAGATAGCATGTGGTGCTTACCATGTTGCTGTATTGACTTCCCGAACTGAAGTTTACACATGGGGGAAGGGAGCAAATGGAAGATTAGGTCATGGTACTACTGATGACAGAAATTCTCCCACCTTAGTGGAAGCTTTGAAAGACAAGCAAGTCAAAAGTATTGCTTGTGGTACTAATTTTACGGCAGCTATTTGCCTTCATAAATGGGCGTCAGGGGTTGACCAATCCATGTGTTCTGGCTGCCGTCTTCCTTTTAATTTCAAAAGGAAGCGCCACAACTGTTATAACTGTGGTCTTGTCTTTTGTCATTCATGTAGCAGCAAGAAATCACTGAAGACATCAATGGCACCAAATCCCAATAAACCTTATCGTGTCTGTGATAATTGTTGTAATAAATTGAAAAAGGTTATTGAAACTGATGCTTCATCTGAGGCTTCCATGAGTCGAAGAGGAAGCCTGAACCAGGGGTTAACTGATGACATAGATAAAACTACTAAGCTGGATATAAGGTCTCGACCTCATCTAACTAGATTTTCTTCGATGGAATCCTTCAAACAAGTTGAAACCCGCTCTTCCAAACAGAAGAAAAAGTTTGAATTCAACAGCAGTCGTGTGTCACCTATTCCTAGTAGTAACTCACAATTGGGAGCTCTGAATAGTTCCAAATCTTCCAATCAAGTGTTTGCCTCATCCAAAAAGTTCTTCTCTGCTTCAGTTCCTGGTTCAAGGATTGTTTCTCGAGCAACATCACCAACATCTAGACGGGCCAGTCCACCTCGTTCTACTACACCAACTCCAACATTGGGTGGACTTACATCTCCAAGGATTGTAGTGGATGATGCTAAAAGGACAAATGGAAGTCTTAGTCAAGAGGTTGCTAAATTAAGAGCACAG GTGGAAACTCTTACACGCAAGGCTCAACTTCAAGAGGTAGAACTGGAAAGAACTAGTAAGCAACTGAAGGAGGCAATATCAATTGCGGGGGAGGAGACAGCCAAATGCAAAGCAGCAAAAGAAGTGATCAAGTCACTTACTTCTCAG CTGAAGGAAATGGCTGAAAGGCTGCAAGTAGGTCCTGGCCGAAACGTCAAATCTCCTAAATCAGTTTCCTCCGAATCCAATATTACCTCCAGTGATATACCTAATGGCTGTATTGACCAAGTTCACAGTCAGCTTACTTTTCAAGAGTTGGAAACATGTGTATTTAACAGCCATTTGCTTTCTAATGGATCAAGCAATGCCAGTAATCGCAGTGCTGTTCACAATAGACAAGGGAATCCAGAggcaacaacaaaaaatggGGGCAGAACAAAAGAATGTGATTCTCGTAACGAGAATGAATGGGTTGAGCAAGATGAGCCAGGTGTATATATTACTCTTACCTCCCTACCTGGAGGCGTCAAAGATCTTAAAAGGGTTCGCTTCAG TCGGAAGCGGTTTAGCGAAAAACAAGCAGAAAAATGGTGGGCAGAGAACCGTGCAAGAGTTTATGAGCTGTACAACGTACGCGTAGTCGACAAGGCAAGCATTGGCACTGCAAGTGTGGATTTAGCACATTGA
- the LOC101256573 gene encoding PH, RCC1 and FYVE domains-containing protein 1 isoform X1 encodes MLLSLSRGSIENKLFTLPSSVVKGHNCAKKGGMFAEVWKKGKAKVLSLPSGKFLIEGNARSLKKKSVIMFQDESALIWFSGKEEKHLKLSHVSRIISGQRTPIFQRHPRPEKEYQSFSLIYNDRSLDLICKDKEEAEVWFSGLKALISRGHQRKWRTDSRSDGIPSGATSPRTYTRRSSPLHSPFGSGDSSQKDGGDQLRLHSPYGSPPKTGVNKAFSDVILYAVPPKGFFPSDSASASIHSLSSGGSNDIHGQMKAMGMDNFRVSLSSAVSSSSQGSGHDDGDALGDVFMWGEGTGDGVLGGGPHRIDSCNGVKVDSLLPKALESAVVLDVQNLACSGKHAALVTKQGEMFSWGEESGGRLGHGVDSDVLHPKLIDSLSHTNIELVACGENHSCAVTLSGELYTWGAGDFGLLGHGNEVSHWVPKRVNGPLEGIHVSYISCGPWHTAVVTSAGQLFTFGDGTFGVLGHGDRKSISKPREVESLKGLRTVRAACGVWHTAAVVEVMVGNSSSSNCSSGKLFTWGDGDKGRLGHGDKESKLVPTCVAALVEPNFCQVTCGHSLTVALTTSGHVYTMGSPVYGQLGHPQADGKLPCHVEGKLSKSFVEEIACGAYHVAVLTSRTEVYTWGKGANGRLGHGTTDDRNSPTLVEALKDKQVKSIACGTNFTAAICLHKWASGVDQSMCSGCRLPFNFKRKRHNCYNCGLVFCHSCSSKKSLKTSMAPNPNKPYRVCDNCCNKLKKVIETDASSEASMSRRGSLNQGLTDDIDKTTKLDIRSRPHLTRFSSMESFKQVETRSSKQKKKFEFNSSRVSPIPSSNSQLGALNSSKSSNQVFASSKKFFSASVPGSRIVSRATSPTSRRASPPRSTTPTPTLGGLTSPRIVVDDAKRTNGSLSQEVAKLRAQVETLTRKAQLQEVELERTSKQLKEAISIAGEETAKCKAAKEVIKSLTSQLKEMAERLQVGPGRNVKSPKSVSSESNITSSDIPNGCIDQVHSQLTFQELETCVFNSHLLSNGSSNASNRSAVHNRQGNPEATTKNGGRTKECDSRNENEWVEQDEPGVYITLTSLPGGVKDLKRVRFSRKRFSEKQAEKWWAENRARVYELYNVRVVDKASIGTASVDLAH; translated from the exons CCAATATTTCAAAGGCATCCACGACCTGAGAAAGAGTACCAATCTTTTTCTCTCATATATAATGATAGATCACTGGATttg ATATGCAAAGATAAAGAGGAAGCAGAGGTATGGTTTAGTGGCTTGAAGGCTTTAATTTCACGAGGGCACCAGCGAAAGTGGAGAACAGACTCAAGGAGCGATGGAATTCCTTCTGGTGCCACTAGTCCCAGAACATATACGCGGAGAAGCTCTCCTCTGCATTCTCCTTTTGGTAGTGGTGATAGCTCACAGAAG GATGGTGGTGACCAACTTCGCCTTCATAGTCCATATGGAAGCCCACCTAAAACTGGTGTAAATAAGGCCTTTTCTGATGTTATTTTATATGCTGTACCTCCCAAGGGCTTTTTCCCTTCAGATTCTGCTAGTGCTTCAATTCATTCTTTATCTTCTGGAGGTTCAAATGACATACATGGTCAGATGAAGGCAATGGGTATGGATAATTTTAGAGTAAGCCTTTCAAGTGCTGTTAGCTCATCAAGTCAAGGGTCTGGTCACGATGATGGTGATGCGCTAGGAGATGTTTTCATGTGGGGGGAAGGGACTGGTGATGGTGTCCTGGGTGGTGGACCTCATAGGATTGACAGTTGTAATGGTGTCAAAGTAGATTCGTTGTTGCCCAAAGCTTTAGAGTCTGCAGTTGTACTAGATGTCCAAAATTTAGCTTGCAGTGGAAAACACGCAGCACTAGTAACAAAGCAGGGTGAGATGTTCTCTTGGGGTGAGGAATCAGGAGGCAGGCTTGGGCATGGTGTCGATTCTGATGTTTTGCATCCAAAGCTTATAGATTCCCTCAGCCATACAAACATTGAACTTGTTGCTTGTGGTGAAAATCATTCCTGCGCTGTAACACTTTCTGGTGAATTGTACACCTGGGGTGCCGGAGATTTTGGTCTTCTTGGGCATGGGAATGAAGTTAGTCATTGGGTCCCCAAAAGAGTAAATGGACCCTTAGAGGGCATACATGTTTCTTATATCTCCTGTGGGCCCTGGCATACCGCTGTGGTGACCTCTGCTGGCCAATTATTTACTTTCGGGGATGGGACTTTTGGAGTTCTTGGTCATGGAGATAGAAAGAGTATTTCAAAACCAAGGGAAGTGGAATCTCTGAAGGGGCTTCGAACTGTTCGAGCAGCTTGTGGGGTTTGGCATACTGCTGCAGTTGTTGAAGTCATGGTGGGGAACTCTAGTTCAAGCAATTGTTCTTCAGGGAAACTTTTTACTTGGGGAGATGGGGATAAAGGTCGACTTGGGCATGGTGACAAGGAGTCAAAACTTGTTCCTACTTGTGTTGCAGCTCTTGTTGAACCCAATTTTTGCCAGGTTACTTGTGGACATAGCTTGACAGTTGCTTTAACCACTTCAGGTCATGTATATACAATGGGAAGTCCTGTATATGGTCAATTAGGTCATCCTCAAGCTGATGGGAAGCTTCCTTGTCATGTTGAAGGAAAACTCTCAAAGAGCTTTGTGGAGGAGATAGCATGTGGTGCTTACCATGTTGCTGTATTGACTTCCCGAACTGAAGTTTACACATGGGGGAAGGGAGCAAATGGAAGATTAGGTCATGGTACTACTGATGACAGAAATTCTCCCACCTTAGTGGAAGCTTTGAAAGACAAGCAAGTCAAAAGTATTGCTTGTGGTACTAATTTTACGGCAGCTATTTGCCTTCATAAATGGGCGTCAGGGGTTGACCAATCCATGTGTTCTGGCTGCCGTCTTCCTTTTAATTTCAAAAGGAAGCGCCACAACTGTTATAACTGTGGTCTTGTCTTTTGTCATTCATGTAGCAGCAAGAAATCACTGAAGACATCAATGGCACCAAATCCCAATAAACCTTATCGTGTCTGTGATAATTGTTGTAATAAATTGAAAAAGGTTATTGAAACTGATGCTTCATCTGAGGCTTCCATGAGTCGAAGAGGAAGCCTGAACCAGGGGTTAACTGATGACATAGATAAAACTACTAAGCTGGATATAAGGTCTCGACCTCATCTAACTAGATTTTCTTCGATGGAATCCTTCAAACAAGTTGAAACCCGCTCTTCCAAACAGAAGAAAAAGTTTGAATTCAACAGCAGTCGTGTGTCACCTATTCCTAGTAGTAACTCACAATTGGGAGCTCTGAATAGTTCCAAATCTTCCAATCAAGTGTTTGCCTCATCCAAAAAGTTCTTCTCTGCTTCAGTTCCTGGTTCAAGGATTGTTTCTCGAGCAACATCACCAACATCTAGACGGGCCAGTCCACCTCGTTCTACTACACCAACTCCAACATTGGGTGGACTTACATCTCCAAGGATTGTAGTGGATGATGCTAAAAGGACAAATGGAAGTCTTAGTCAAGAGGTTGCTAAATTAAGAGCACAG GTGGAAACTCTTACACGCAAGGCTCAACTTCAAGAGGTAGAACTGGAAAGAACTAGTAAGCAACTGAAGGAGGCAATATCAATTGCGGGGGAGGAGACAGCCAAATGCAAAGCAGCAAAAGAAGTGATCAAGTCACTTACTTCTCAG CTGAAGGAAATGGCTGAAAGGCTGCAAGTAGGTCCTGGCCGAAACGTCAAATCTCCTAAATCAGTTTCCTCCGAATCCAATATTACCTCCAGTGATATACCTAATGGCTGTATTGACCAAGTTCACAGTCAGCTTACTTTTCAAGAGTTGGAAACATGTGTATTTAACAGCCATTTGCTTTCTAATGGATCAAGCAATGCCAGTAATCGCAGTGCTGTTCACAATAGACAAGGGAATCCAGAggcaacaacaaaaaatggGGGCAGAACAAAAGAATGTGATTCTCGTAACGAGAATGAATGGGTTGAGCAAGATGAGCCAGGTGTATATATTACTCTTACCTCCCTACCTGGAGGCGTCAAAGATCTTAAAAGGGTTCGCTTCAG TCGGAAGCGGTTTAGCGAAAAACAAGCAGAAAAATGGTGGGCAGAGAACCGTGCAAGAGTTTATGAGCTGTACAACGTACGCGTAGTCGACAAGGCAAGCATTGGCACTGCAAGTGTGGATTTAGCACATTGA